The Streptomyces sp. 11x1 genomic sequence GCAGCGAGAGCACGCCCACCATGAACAGGACGCTCACGGCGCGGGTGCGCCAGCCGAGCAGCAGCAGGAAGGTCGACAGGACGGCAAGGGCGTAGACGATCTCGAACCACACCATGCTGTCGGACCACATCAGCACCGTGAAGGCGTTGTTGTCCGCGATCAGCCGCTGGGCCAGCTCGAAGCTCCAGGGCCCTTCGGGGCCGTACAGCTCGCGCCGGTGCGGGAACTCGCGCAACAGGAACAGCAGCCAGGTCGCCGAGAAGCCGATCCGGATGATCGCGCTCTGGTACGGGCCCAGCGCGCGATCGGTGACACGGGTGATGCCGTTGCCGATCGCGGCGACGAGGCGTCCCACGGGGCTCACCGGCGGAACCGGGTGGGGCGGGCTCATGGAGCTCATCCGGCGCTCGCCTCCGTCCGACCGGTGACGGCACGGTCGGCACCGGCCGCGTCGGCGGCGGCGTCCGTCCGGTCGTCGCCAGTCACCGACCACCAGGGCAACTCGCGGACGACGGGCTTGTCGGACACCTTTTCCTCGCTCCACTCGGGCGGCTGCACATTGGTGGTACGGGACCGGAGCTGGATGCGCTCGATCTGTCCGCCGGGGCCGCCGGCCTGCTCACGGTCGAGGCGCATCACGACGATGCGGCGCACATAGCGCTCGGACAGATCACCGCGCGACGAGGTGGCGCGGTGCTCGCCGTCATGCGTGGCGGTGTAGAAGTCCCAGGCCCGGCGCAGTTCGTTCTGCTGGGTGTGGCTGGGCACCGGATTGTGGTCGATCGCGGCGCCGTCGAGCGCCGACAGGTCGTACCAGCCGGTGGTCCGCACCTCACCGTCGGCCGTGCGGACCTCGGCGCGCGCCTCCACCGCGATGTTCTGCTGCAGCGGGTTCGGCGCGAACAGCTTCCAGTTCTGCTCGAACTCCGGGTAGACCCATTCGTCGACCGCTTGGCCGTGCTGCTTCGTCAGTGTGTTCGAGGGGGCTATGTGCAGAAACACCAGCCCGAGATGCGCGCAGGTCGCCACCGCCACGATCGCGAGCACCAGCGCCACGGCGATCTGGTACGGCAGGGTCAGCGCGGCGATACCGGAGGCCGGCTGCGCCGGCTCTGCTATCCGCTCCGGCCGCGAGGGGGAGGACGCCTCCGACGGCGACCCCACGAGCGGCTCCGAGGACTCGGACGGGTGCGGCGACCGCGTCGCTGCCTCACGGGGCGGCTGGCTCTTCGGCCCCTTCGGCGGCGTATCGCGCACGGAGGCCGCGTCGTCCTCGGGCTCGTCCGGCCCTCGCCGGGCGTTCGAGCCCTCGTCGTTCGCGTCCATTGCGCCCAGCTCCCCGATTTCCACTACCCGGTCGACTTCCCCACCGGAACTTACTCAGCCGCGTTCCTCCGGCACAGCCCCGATGGCCACAGCAGTCACATCGTCACACCGCTCACACGGCACCCCTGAGGTTATCCACAGCGGGGGACACCTTACGGCGCGGTGTGGTCCGCTTCTCTCCCGAAAACCGCTGCGCCCGCGCTGCCGCTCGTCGGACCAGGCGTTCGTCACCCGGCCGTCGCCCGAGCGCCGCCACACCATTCCCTTCTTCTAGAACCTGTTCTATCTTGACGCCCCGTCATCGGCGACACGGAAGGGGCGGGACCGTGGACTTCACGTTCACCGAGGAGCAGCAGGCGGCGGCCGAGGCGGCGAGGGCGGTGTTCGCCGGGGTCGCGCCGGACGAAGTGCCCAGCCCGTCGCTCGTGCCGGGGGCGGTCGCCGACGACTTCGACCGGGCCCTGTGGGCGAAGCTCGCCGACGCTGACCTGCTCAGCCTGTTGCTCGATCCCGCGTACAGAGGGTCGGGGCTCGATCCGATCGCCCTCTGCCTGGTGCTGCGCGAGTCGTCGAAGGTGCTGGCCAGGGTCCCTCTGCTGGAGAGCAGCGCGGCCGCCGTGGCCGTGCAGGCCCACGGCGACGAGGAGCTGAAGGCGGAACTGCTCGCGCGCGTCGGCCGGGGAGAGGTCGTCCTGACCGTCGCCGCGCACGGCCGCACCGGACACGATCCGGCCGAGCTCGCCGTGACCGCCCGCCGGGACGAAGGCGGCGCCTGGGTTCTGGACGGCACACAGACGGCGGTGCCCTGGGCCCACAACGCGGACTTCATCGTCGTCCCCGCGACGGTCGCACCGACGTCGGTGGCCCCCGGCGCCTCCGCCGAGCGAGCCGACGGGGCAGCCGAGGCCGGGGCCGCCGAACAGGACCCGGTCGCCGCCGAAGACGGCCGGGCAGTGCTCGCCCTCGTCCCCCGCCTCCACGCAGGGGTGACGCTCGCTGAGCAGATCTCCACCACCGGCGAACGGCTCGCGGAACTGCGACTGGATTCGACGCGGATCGCCGACCGCAACGTCCTCGACGCGGAAGGCGCGTGGGAACGGCTACGGGACCTGCTGGTCACCGGCACCTGCGCACTGGCGCTCGGCCTGGGTGAGGGTGTCCTGGGCATGACCAGCGACTACGCCGGCAAACGCGAACAGTTCGGCTTCCCGATCGCCTCGTTCCAGGCCGTCGCTGTCCAGGCCGCCGACCGCTTCATCGACCTGCGCGCGATGGAGGCGACGCTGTGGCAGGCCGCCTGGCGCATCACCTCCGGCGCGGCAGGTGCGCTGCCCGCCTCCGGAGACGTGGCCGTGGCCAAGATCTGGGCCTCGGAAGGAGTACGGCGGGTCGTGCAGACCGCGCAGCATCTGCACGGGGGCTTCGGCGCCGACGTCGACTATCCCCTGCACCGCTACCACGCCTGGGCCAAGCATCTCGAACTGTCGCTCGGTCCTGCGGCGGCCCACGAGGAGGCCCTCGGGGACCTGCTGGCGGCACACCCCCTCGGCTGAGCACCGCGCACGCCTCGACGCGGGGCGCGCCCGTCCGATCCGTTCGTCCTCCGCGCGCCCCGAACCGCCACGCCCCCCACAGGCCCTGTCGTCACATTCCCGTCGTCGCCCGAAGGGCGGCCCCGCGGCGTCGTGGGGGTACCTCCCGGTCGAGCGCAGCCGAGACCGGGGGAGCGTGCTCTCGGCGTGCCGGGCACTGACCGGCGTACCGGACGTACTCGGGTCAGTGCCCGGTGCGTCGAGAGCGCGCGCATGGCGTCGCGGGGCAGGCGGGAATGTGACGCCAGGGCCTAGAGAACGAAGCCCGCCCCGCCCTTGTCATCCACCACGGGACGACCGGCGGCAGCCCAGACCTGCATGCCGCCGTCGACGTTCACGGCGTCGATGCCCTGCTGGACAAGATAGTTGGTGACCTGCGCCGAACGTCCGCCCGAGCGGCAGATCACATGGACCCTGCCGTCCTGCGGCGCCGCCTCGGTGAGCTCGCCGTAGCGCGCCACGAACTCACTGATGGGAATGTGCAGCGCCCCTTCGGCATGACCCGCCTGCCACTCGTCGTCCTCCCGGACGTCCAGCAGGAAGTCGTCGTCCTTGAGGTCTGTGACCTCGACCGTGGGCACACCCGCTCCGAAATGCATGCGTCCGACGCTACCCGACCGAACGGCCGCCGTCCGAAGCCGTCGGCAACCGAGCGGACCAGCGGACCGACTCAGCAGCCCAAGCCGCCTCAGCCACCCTGCCGGTCCTGGCCTCCCTGACCGTCTTGCTCCCCCTGACCGTCCCGGCCACTGTCGACGTCCTGGCCGACCAGCCCCGCCAGCTCCGCCTCCCGCTGCTCGACCTCCGCGAGCAGCTGGTCGGCGATCTCGTCGAGGAGGCGGTCCGGGTCGTCCGGCGCGAGGCGGAGCATCGAGCCGATGGCGCCCTCCTCCAGCTCACGGGCGAGGAGCGCGAGAAGCTCCTTGCGCTGGGCGAGCCATTCCAGCCGTGCGTACAGCTCCTCGGCGCGACTCGGCCTCTGCTCCTGAGGCACTGGCCCGGCCGCCCACTCCTCTGACAGCTCCCGCAGCAGCACCTCGTCACCACGGCCGTAGGCGGCGTTCACCCGGGCGATGAACTCGTCCCGCCGCTCCCGCTCCTTGTCGTCCCGCGCCAGGTCGGGGTGCGCCTTGCGCACCAGTTCGCGGTAGAGCCTGCGGGCCTCGTCGCTCGGGCGGACCCGCTCCGGGGGCCGCACGGGCTGGTCGGTGAGCATGGCCGCCGCCTCGGGGAACAACCCCTCCGAGTCCATCCAGCCGTGGA encodes the following:
- a CDS encoding DUF5819 family protein encodes the protein MDANDEGSNARRGPDEPEDDAASVRDTPPKGPKSQPPREAATRSPHPSESSEPLVGSPSEASSPSRPERIAEPAQPASGIAALTLPYQIAVALVLAIVAVATCAHLGLVFLHIAPSNTLTKQHGQAVDEWVYPEFEQNWKLFAPNPLQQNIAVEARAEVRTADGEVRTTGWYDLSALDGAAIDHNPVPSHTQQNELRRAWDFYTATHDGEHRATSSRGDLSERYVRRIVVMRLDREQAGGPGGQIERIQLRSRTTNVQPPEWSEEKVSDKPVVRELPWWSVTGDDRTDAAADAAGADRAVTGRTEASAG
- a CDS encoding acyl-CoA dehydrogenase; protein product: MDFTFTEEQQAAAEAARAVFAGVAPDEVPSPSLVPGAVADDFDRALWAKLADADLLSLLLDPAYRGSGLDPIALCLVLRESSKVLARVPLLESSAAAVAVQAHGDEELKAELLARVGRGEVVLTVAAHGRTGHDPAELAVTARRDEGGAWVLDGTQTAVPWAHNADFIVVPATVAPTSVAPGASAERADGAAEAGAAEQDPVAAEDGRAVLALVPRLHAGVTLAEQISTTGERLAELRLDSTRIADRNVLDAEGAWERLRDLLVTGTCALALGLGEGVLGMTSDYAGKREQFGFPIASFQAVAVQAADRFIDLRAMEATLWQAAWRITSGAAGALPASGDVAVAKIWASEGVRRVVQTAQHLHGGFGADVDYPLHRYHAWAKHLELSLGPAAAHEEALGDLLAAHPLG
- a CDS encoding rhodanese-like domain-containing protein translates to MPTVEVTDLKDDDFLLDVREDDEWQAGHAEGALHIPISEFVARYGELTEAAPQDGRVHVICRSGGRSAQVTNYLVQQGIDAVNVDGGMQVWAAAGRPVVDDKGGAGFVL
- a CDS encoding J domain-containing protein produces the protein MTTPEADQTPSERSTEPVETTEPGAGAEPGGATPSAEGDASARTSGPAETSVSDAASADGQGDAGEVGTGRPEERLERAVRAAEQALIEYEIAVETFRVEVENFSRLHHQKLGPMYARLDELDAQIAEAKAARTGDPEDVRKAQEARARVMPMPGVEELFHGWMDSEGLFPEAAAMLTDQPVRPPERVRPSDEARRLYRELVRKAHPDLARDDKERERRDEFIARVNAAYGRGDEVLLRELSEEWAAGPVPQEQRPSRAEELYARLEWLAQRKELLALLARELEEGAIGSMLRLAPDDPDRLLDEIADQLLAEVEQREAELAGLVGQDVDSGRDGQGEQDGQGGQDRQGG